In Mycetocola zhujimingii, one DNA window encodes the following:
- a CDS encoding glycosyltransferase encodes MRILSIVTLISPNGEYGGPVRVAVNQARTLMERGHDVTIAGGHRGFESAAPVLYDGVPAVLFPARTIMPGAGFAGLTAPGLRRWLSSNLQNFEVVHIHAARDLVTQPAAYQVKRARVPFVLQTHGMIDPSSHPLARPLDALLTRRILKSARRVFYLTPEERRGLEAVGGNSLSLQELSNGVPVPDIEPHREPGSVEVLFLARLAPRKRPGFFVNTASTLAPDYPDVRFTLVGPDEGEGAATRAAIDEAKTPRLSWDGPLAPEATSQRMARSSIYVLPSVDEPFPMSVLEAMSLGLPVVITESCGLAEIVRRAECGLVINETQSGLDDAVRFLLDNPDIAEAMGQRGAKATRKDLSMGRVADILELAYTS; translated from the coding sequence ATGCGAATCCTCTCGATCGTTACGCTCATCAGCCCGAATGGCGAATATGGTGGACCAGTTCGCGTGGCCGTCAATCAGGCCCGAACTTTGATGGAACGCGGGCACGACGTCACGATTGCCGGCGGGCATCGTGGCTTCGAATCTGCCGCCCCCGTCCTTTATGACGGCGTCCCCGCGGTACTTTTCCCGGCGAGGACGATCATGCCAGGGGCAGGATTCGCCGGCTTGACCGCGCCAGGGCTCCGGCGCTGGCTGTCGTCGAATCTTCAGAACTTTGAGGTGGTGCACATCCATGCAGCTCGGGACCTGGTGACGCAACCTGCCGCCTACCAGGTCAAGCGCGCGCGAGTCCCGTTTGTGCTTCAGACACACGGCATGATCGACCCTTCCTCCCATCCGCTCGCCCGTCCGTTGGACGCGTTGTTGACGCGCCGGATCCTGAAGAGTGCGAGGCGCGTTTTCTATCTCACTCCCGAAGAACGACGCGGATTGGAGGCGGTTGGGGGCAACAGCCTCTCGCTGCAGGAGCTCTCGAACGGCGTACCGGTACCTGATATCGAACCCCACCGGGAGCCCGGATCCGTCGAGGTTCTCTTCCTCGCGCGGCTCGCGCCTCGTAAGCGTCCGGGATTCTTCGTCAATACTGCCTCAACTTTGGCGCCGGACTACCCCGACGTACGCTTTACCCTCGTCGGCCCAGACGAGGGAGAAGGCGCGGCCACACGCGCAGCCATCGACGAGGCAAAGACTCCGCGCCTATCTTGGGACGGACCTCTCGCGCCCGAAGCGACCAGCCAACGCATGGCTCGCTCATCCATCTACGTCCTGCCGTCGGTGGATGAACCGTTCCCTATGTCCGTGCTCGAAGCTATGTCACTCGGCCTGCCGGTCGTCATTACGGAGTCCTGTGGTCTGGCCGAGATCGTGCGGCGGGCCGAGTGTGGACTCGTCATCAATGAAACTCAGTCGGGTCTGGATGACGCGGTGCGCTTTTTGCTGGATAACCCGGACATAGCCGAGGCGATGGGGCAGAGGGGCGCAAAGGCCACCCGAAAGGACTTGAGCATGGGCCGTGTTGCCGACATTCTCGAGTTGGCATATACCAGCTAA
- a CDS encoding polysaccharide biosynthesis tyrosine autokinase: MEHRGILNMVRLHWLTVAFITALGGGLGFGYTLLATAEYSASTELFVAVSTGENTGELAQGSNYSQQQARNYSAVATREIVLQPVIDSLGLDTTVRELRTHISTAVPLNTSLISITVTDSSSDRAAAIANGLATSLSNSVQTLVPKLPDGSYPLQLKTVQSAVPPLFPSSPNTSLSVTLGLLGGLVAAIALVAARENLNARVRTPEQIKAVTGSNLLGSIVYDRSASAAPMALRSNRLSSRAEEFRQLRTNLRFLQADDDHKVFVLTSSIPGEGKSSTAANLAATIAASGASVCLVEADLRRPTLGGILDLEGGVGLTTLLAGEAKLDDVLQPWGVDGLKVLLAGEIPPNPSELLGSARAEEILTSIKERFAVTVIDCPPLIPVTDATILARLFGGAILVVGAKKVEVRELRKAVERMSVVDAPILGTVLNLAPTSVMGRYHMTYASQPAPKLAPKPTPRPTTVAGRRAKSSAQSSPQTIPFDAPADGAARPASRKPRLGA; the protein is encoded by the coding sequence GTGGAACACCGGGGAATTCTGAACATGGTGCGGCTGCACTGGCTGACCGTGGCATTCATCACGGCGCTGGGCGGCGGCCTCGGTTTCGGCTACACGTTGCTCGCAACCGCGGAGTACAGCGCCAGCACCGAGCTCTTCGTTGCGGTTTCTACCGGCGAGAACACTGGTGAACTGGCACAGGGAAGTAACTACTCCCAGCAGCAGGCGCGAAACTACAGCGCGGTGGCAACGCGGGAGATCGTCCTGCAACCGGTTATCGATTCACTCGGCCTGGACACGACAGTGCGCGAATTACGCACCCATATCTCCACCGCAGTTCCGCTGAACACATCGCTCATCTCCATCACGGTCACAGACAGCTCAAGCGATCGCGCCGCCGCAATCGCGAATGGCCTCGCGACAAGTCTGTCAAACTCCGTCCAGACGCTCGTCCCCAAACTGCCGGACGGGAGTTACCCACTCCAGTTGAAAACGGTGCAAAGCGCGGTCCCGCCCCTGTTCCCGTCATCACCGAACACGTCACTGTCGGTCACTCTCGGGCTCTTGGGCGGACTTGTCGCAGCCATCGCCCTTGTGGCCGCCCGTGAGAATCTCAATGCGCGAGTGCGGACGCCAGAACAGATCAAGGCGGTTACAGGCTCAAACCTTCTGGGCTCCATTGTGTACGATCGCTCGGCCTCAGCAGCACCCATGGCTCTCCGATCCAACCGACTGTCATCACGGGCGGAAGAGTTCCGCCAGCTGCGCACCAACCTCCGTTTCCTTCAAGCGGATGATGATCACAAGGTATTCGTCCTGACGTCCTCGATTCCCGGCGAGGGCAAGAGCTCGACAGCAGCCAACCTGGCCGCGACTATTGCCGCCTCAGGTGCGAGCGTCTGCCTCGTGGAGGCAGACCTCAGGCGGCCAACCCTCGGCGGTATTCTCGACCTCGAAGGCGGTGTCGGCCTCACCACGCTCCTCGCTGGCGAGGCGAAACTCGACGACGTCCTCCAGCCATGGGGCGTTGACGGCCTCAAGGTGCTGCTCGCGGGAGAGATCCCTCCTAACCCAAGCGAGCTCCTGGGATCCGCGCGGGCCGAAGAAATTCTGACGTCCATCAAGGAGCGGTTCGCTGTCACAGTGATCGACTGTCCCCCACTGATACCGGTAACCGACGCAACGATCCTCGCTCGCCTCTTCGGAGGGGCCATCCTCGTGGTCGGAGCGAAGAAGGTCGAAGTGCGTGAGCTTCGCAAGGCAGTCGAGCGGATGTCGGTGGTGGACGCGCCCATCCTTGGCACAGTTCTCAACCTGGCTCCGACCAGCGTGATGGGTCGCTACCACATGACGTACGCCTCTCAACCAGCGCCGAAACTAGCGCCGAAACCAAC